In one Bacillus thuringiensis genomic region, the following are encoded:
- a CDS encoding DUF1934 domain-containing protein, which yields MEKQLAGLPVHVHFVTEIREGARKETVAFEANGQYYVKGQGTYVTFQEPNEQGEVKTIIKIQDEQVLIMRSGAVSMRQTHVKGEWTTGTYTSELGTFALQTKTDNVLFKWSDEKKKGQLFLTYALLLSEQEAGRYTITINLKEAK from the coding sequence GTGGAGAAACAACTTGCAGGCTTGCCGGTACACGTTCATTTCGTAACAGAAATCCGTGAAGGGGCGAGGAAGGAAACCGTTGCTTTTGAAGCAAATGGTCAATACTATGTAAAAGGTCAAGGTACATATGTAACATTCCAGGAGCCGAACGAACAAGGCGAAGTGAAAACAATTATTAAAATTCAAGATGAACAAGTTCTCATTATGCGTTCAGGTGCTGTTTCTATGCGTCAGACGCATGTGAAAGGTGAATGGACAACTGGTACGTATACGAGTGAACTTGGTACGTTTGCATTGCAAACAAAGACTGATAACGTTCTTTTTAAATGGTCGGATGAAAAGAAAAAAGGACAACTCTTCTTAACTTACGCATTGCTTCTAAGTGAACAAGAAGCTGGCAGATATACTATTACAATTAATTTGAAGGAGGCAAAATAA
- the argS gene encoding arginine--tRNA ligase, translated as MNSLEQVKGLIKEEIQAAVLKAELATEEQIPNVVLESPKDKTNGDFSTNMAMQLARVAKKAPRMIAEELVANFDKAKASIEKIEIAGPGFINFYMDNSYLTDLIPTIVNAGEAYGETNTGKGEKVQVEFVSANPTGDLHLGHARGAAVGDTLCNLLAKAGYDVSREYYINDAGNQIHNLALSVEARYMQALGLDKEMPEDGYHGADIIGIGKSLAEEFGDRYAKADEKESYEFYREYGLKYELAKLQKDLESFRVKFDVWFSETSLYKNGKIDQALAVLKEREEIFEEDGATWFRSMTYGDDKNRVLIKNDGSYTYLTPDIAYHRDKLERGFDKLINIWGADHHGYIPRMKAAIQALGYDKDTLEVEIIQMVQLYQNGEKMKMSKRTGKAVTLRELMEEVGVDAMRYFFAMRSGDSHLDFDMDLAVSKSNENPVYYAQYAHARVCSILRQGEELGLAADGDVNYKLVTSEKEVELLKKLGEFPAVVADAAQKRLPHRITNYAFELAATLHSFYNAEKVLNQDNLELSKARYELMKAVRTTLQNALAIVGVSAPEKM; from the coding sequence ATGAATTCCTTAGAACAGGTAAAAGGATTGATTAAAGAAGAAATTCAGGCTGCTGTATTAAAGGCAGAATTAGCGACAGAAGAACAGATTCCAAACGTTGTATTAGAATCTCCAAAAGATAAAACAAATGGTGACTTCTCTACAAATATGGCAATGCAACTTGCACGCGTTGCAAAAAAAGCACCTCGAATGATTGCAGAAGAACTAGTTGCAAACTTTGATAAAGCAAAAGCTTCTATTGAAAAAATCGAAATCGCTGGTCCTGGTTTTATTAACTTCTATATGGATAATAGCTATTTAACAGATTTAATTCCAACAATCGTAAACGCTGGTGAAGCTTACGGTGAAACGAATACTGGTAAAGGTGAAAAAGTACAAGTTGAGTTCGTATCTGCGAATCCAACAGGTGACCTTCACTTAGGACATGCACGTGGTGCGGCAGTAGGTGACACTTTATGTAACCTATTAGCAAAAGCAGGCTATGATGTATCTCGTGAGTACTACATTAATGATGCTGGTAACCAAATTCATAACTTAGCTCTTTCTGTTGAAGCTCGTTACATGCAAGCTTTAGGCTTAGATAAAGAAATGCCAGAAGACGGTTACCATGGTGCGGATATCATTGGAATCGGTAAAAGTTTAGCTGAAGAATTCGGCGATCGTTATGCGAAAGCTGATGAAAAAGAAAGCTATGAATTCTACCGTGAGTACGGTTTAAAATATGAATTAGCAAAACTTCAAAAAGACTTAGAAAGCTTCCGTGTTAAATTTGATGTATGGTTCTCAGAAACATCACTATACAAAAACGGAAAAATCGATCAAGCTCTTGCCGTATTAAAAGAGCGCGAAGAGATCTTTGAAGAAGATGGAGCAACTTGGTTCCGTTCAATGACTTACGGTGACGATAAAAACCGTGTATTAATTAAAAACGATGGTTCTTACACATACTTAACGCCAGATATCGCTTATCACCGTGATAAATTAGAGCGTGGTTTTGATAAGTTAATCAACATTTGGGGTGCTGACCACCACGGTTACATTCCTCGTATGAAGGCTGCTATTCAAGCACTTGGTTACGATAAAGACACGCTTGAAGTAGAAATCATCCAAATGGTACAACTGTATCAAAACGGTGAAAAAATGAAGATGAGTAAGCGTACGGGTAAAGCAGTTACACTTCGTGAGCTTATGGAAGAAGTAGGCGTGGACGCAATGCGTTACTTCTTCGCAATGCGTAGCGGTGACTCTCATTTAGACTTTGATATGGACTTAGCGGTATCAAAATCTAATGAAAACCCAGTATACTATGCACAATATGCTCATGCTCGCGTATGCAGTATCCTTCGTCAAGGCGAAGAATTAGGATTAGCTGCAGATGGAGATGTGAACTATAAACTTGTTACTTCTGAGAAAGAAGTAGAGTTACTGAAAAAACTTGGTGAATTCCCAGCTGTAGTTGCGGATGCAGCACAAAAACGTCTGCCACACCGTATTACAAACTATGCATTTGAATTAGCAGCAACATTACACAGCTTCTACAATGCGGAAAAAGTATTAAACCAAGATAACTTAGAATTAAGTAAAGCTCGTTACGAGTTAATGAAAGCAGTACGCACTACACTTCAAAATGCATTAGCAATCGTAGGAGTATCTGCACCAGAAAAAATGTAA